Proteins encoded by one window of bacterium:
- a CDS encoding GNAT family N-acetyltransferase, translating into MSGAGEGTATLAIRPAVAADSALIARFNAAMAEETEGRALDRARLLAGVEGLIARPEYGFYLVAEWSGEPAACLLVTYEWSDWRNGLFWWVQSVYVSPEHRRKGIYRAMYSRVRELAQADRLVCGLRLYVETDNTAARQTYESLGMREAHYRMYEEVFRA; encoded by the coding sequence GTGAGCGGGGCCGGGGAGGGAACCGCTACGCTTGCCATCCGCCCGGCCGTGGCCGCGGACTCCGCGCTGATCGCACGGTTCAACGCCGCCATGGCCGAGGAGACCGAGGGGCGCGCCCTGGACCGGGCGCGCCTTCTGGCCGGGGTGGAGGGCCTGATCGCACGGCCGGAGTATGGTTTCTACCTCGTGGCCGAGTGGAGCGGCGAGCCCGCGGCCTGCCTGCTGGTCACCTACGAGTGGAGCGACTGGCGCAACGGCCTGTTCTGGTGGGTGCAGAGCGTGTACGTGAGCCCGGAGCACCGCCGCAAGGGCATCTACCGGGCCATGTACAGCCGCGTGCGCGAGCTGGCCCAAGCCGACCGTCTGGTCTGCGGCCTGCGCCTGTACGTGGAGACGGACAACACGGCGGCCCGGCAGACCTATGAAAGCCTGGGCATGCGCGAGGCCCATTACCGGATGTACGAGGAGGTTTTCCGGGCCTGA